The region CGATGGGTCCAGGTTGTCCGTATCCACCACATAGCCATGGTTCTGGGAAGAAATATAAACCCTTCCTGTCTCCAAATCCTTCACGGGATGGTTTCCGCCTCTGTGTCCGTATTTTAATTTATGGGTATCAATGCCGTTGGCCAGGGCCATGAGCTGGTGTCCCAGACAAATGGCAAAGATAGGCACATCTGATTCATAAAGCTTTTTCACTTCCTCGATAATGGCTGCATTTTCCTTCGGATCCCCGGGGCCGTTGCTGAGCATGATACCGTCGGGTTTTCCTGCCAGTACTTCCCTGGCGGGTGTGTCAGCCGGATAAACAGTTACCTCGCATCCCCTCTGGTTCAGAGAACGGGCAATGTTTCTCTTAGCGCCGTAATCCATGAGGGCAACCTTCTTACCGTTTCCGGGAAGGACGTAGGTCTCCTTTGTGGTGGTTTTAAGCACCACGCCAGTCACGGCATACTCCTTCATACGTTTTATGGGCTCGCTAAAATCGGTATATTCCTTTGTAGTAATCATACCGTTCATGGTGCCTTTTTCTCTTAATATTTTGGTAAGGGCTCTTGTATCGACACCGCAGATACCGGGAATGTCGTGTTCTTTTAAGAAGTTCTGAATGGTATCCTCGCTTCTGAAATTGCTGGGGATTCTTGATAATTCTCTTACAATATAGCCATCCGGCCAGGGCTTTGCTGACTCCATGTCCTGATGGCAGATTCCATAATTGCCAATAAGGGGATATGTCATGACAACGGCCTGTCCTGCATAGGACGGATCGGTCAGCACTTCCAGATAACCGGTCATTGACGTGTTAAACACGATTTCACTGATGACTTCACGTTCAGAACCAATGCTGGTCCCGGTGAATACAGTTCCATCTTCCAGTATGAGGTATGCTTTCATATGGGGGTACCTGTCCTTTCTTATGTGTTTGCTTAAGGGCCATGTGACCTCAGCCCAAATTGTAAAGATTATACTGTATTTCATATGAATTTGCAATGACTTTGGAAGCTAAATTTTTTTGTACCAATCAAATTTTTTTGTGCAAACAGGCCGGGAGGAAGCCGGAATACAACATGGGCAGGGTCCAAAAATATGCGCCCTGCCCACGTCTTTTATGTCTGTTTTTTATAGGGAATTACTGCTTTTTACAGAGGATTTCTGCCTCCCATCCTTCCTCCGCGGCGCCGGGCCTCTGCCCCGTGCTCTCCATCGGTTCCCGGAAAACCTCTCCTGCTGAATCGGCCATGGAACCCCTGTCCGCAGGCTACCCCGTCCTCCATCCCAGTTCAAATCATCACACCAATTCCGCAATCCGGGTAATTCCCACATAAATATGCGATATTTTATACCATGTGGCAAAATCCACCACTCCTGTCTGGGGCAGTCCGAAGATGGACTGGAATTCCCGCACCGCGTCCGCGGTCCTGGTGCCGTATATCCCGTCAGGCGTCACCCTGGGAATGGCCGAATAAACAGTTGCTATTTCATCCAGCTGTTCCTGCATCTGGCGCACCTTATCCCCGGAGCTTCCTATGGTCAGGTCACTGCCCGGCCAGGAGGCCGGTATCCCGGATATCTGCTCCGCCGTGTTCACGTAGATGCTGTCCCCGTAAAAATAACGCAGTATCTCTATGGGACTATAGCCCTGCTCTCCAAGGGAGCATGACCCCCACTGTGTCATCCAGTTAGGACACTGGACCTGGCGTCCGTCACAGTACTGAGTCAAAATAGGCTGTCTCACACCCGGACGGGACAGGTAGTTGTCAAATATCTCATCCACAGTCAGACTGATGCTCTCAAATATATTTCTTCCATATATCCACTTATGGTCAAAGGCAGTGGAGGACGTAATGGTAAAATCATAGCCCTGGTTCCTGTACCACTCCGTGTATACCCGGTTCAGGGTAAAGGACATGATTGCCAGCACATTGGCCGTTATGGTGGCCCTGGGCCAGGTGGAATATATTTCACTGGAGGCCACGTTCTTTATGTAGTCCCTGTAAGGCACATAATAGTCCTTGGCCGTACTGTCCGTGGGAACACCGTCGTGGACCACCACAGTCTGAGGCACTACCACCCGGCTGAGAACGATTTCCCCGCTCTCGTTCACTGGTTTTATCTCTGGTTCCGCTATCTTTGGAGGATAATTCCCGTACAGGGTGTGGTCCGGTATCACCACCGGGTCTTCGGGAGGTGTTTCCCCGCCAACCGGTGTCATGGCCGCCGGCTGTATGGCCGTGGCCTGGGCCAGTATTTCGGTTCCGGATATGGCCAGAGGCTCAAAGCCCTCCGCCTCCACCATCAGGTTATATTCCGAATAGGGCTGGATAATGCTTGGTTCCAGACTGTATTCCACAGGTGGCGCCGGAAGCTGTACCTGTTCTGTCTGGCCTGAGCTGTTGGTGGTCAGCTGCTCCACAGGCCGGTCCGGTTCTCCTTTATAGCTGATGGTGACCCTGGCGTTCTGTATGGGAAAATTATTCTGTATGTTGATTACGTTAATCTGCAGCAGTCCACTGGATGTCCGTTCTGGATTGGTTGCCATGTAATACCTCGCAGTTTCTTTTCATTACCTAAATATAATACCGCCCAGCCTATTATATGCATGTATTTTCCCTTAAACCTGAAAAGGACAAAAAGAAACAGGCTACAGCTCATATCCCTTAATCCGAAGATAAGCCCGTATGGATTCCATGGCCCCCTCTGTTCCCAGGGATGCCGTGTTCAGCATCAGATCGTAATTTTCCACATTTTCCCAATCCCGGCCTGTATAGTACCTGTGGTAATCCCTCCGCTCCCTGTCAATACGCTTGATGTTCTTCCTGATATCCTTTGGCTCATAATAGCCCAGAGCGCTGATTCGCTTTTCCCGGTATTCCATATCCGCGTACAGGAATACTCTCACCAGACCTTCCGCGCCCTCCAGCACATAATCAGCACATCGTCCCATGATGACGCAGCTCTCCTCCGCCGCCAGCTTTCGTATGACCTCGGACTGGAACCGGAACAGATTGTCCGCCGACACCAGGTCGGAGCCAAAGGAAGGACTTCCCTTTTCCGGGGTCAGGCTCTTTACAATCTTATACAAAAGCTTGTTTCCCGCCTTCTCGTCTGCCAGATAGTAATAGCTCTCCTTGATGCCGCTTTGGTCTGAATTCATGCGCAGAATATTCTTGTCATAGAAATGGATTCCCAGCTCCCTGGCCAGCCTGGAGCCGATTTCACTGCCGCCGCTGCCGTACTGTCTTCCAATGGTCACAATGAGTTGCTTTCCTTCCTTCATACGCCCATCCTCCTGTTCTGACAGCGCAGGCCTGCGCCTGCTTCCATGGTTTGTTTTCATGGTTTCATTGTACCAAGTCGCTAGTGCGACGGCTAGCCCAAGGTACATAAAACCACCACTTTTTTTATAAAAAATAGCAGTTTTTAAATTTATGATGTATTGTTAAGTTACCACACCAAACAACTTCATAACTTTAAGAACTGCTATGCTTATGTTATCATGGATTTCTAAACTCAACAACTATATATCTTATTTTTTTACTCGTCCACCACCTCTTTTTGAAATGTAACTACTGTTTTTATTGCATTTCAAAGGAGATTTTACTATGGACAAATATTTAAATTCTTTCAGGGAAATGATTTCCCTTCGCGGTCTTACCGACCATACCCTTAAAAATTACTGTACTTACATCCGGGCGTATCTGGATTACCTCGCAAATGTTCTTCACAAATCGCCAGAAGATGTTTCCTGGGATGAACTTCGTGACTACATCAAATGGCTACAGAAATCCAGAGACCTTTCTGACCGCACCATCAACTGTGCCATTTCACAACTGCGCTTTTTCACCATGTATGTTCTTCACAAAACATGGGATGACACACAGCTTCCCATGCGTAAGTTTGACGAGTACCTTCCCTATGTTCCCTCGAAACAGGAAACATGGCAGTTTATTTCTTCCATACCTGATTTAAAGCAGAAGACTATGGTTACACTCATGTATTCCTCAGGGCTTCGTATCGGTGAAGTATGCCGTCTGCGTTACGAGGATGTTGACCGCAAAAACATGCGGCTTCACATCACACACTCCAAAAACAGGAATGACCGCTATGCCATTCTTTCT is a window of Enterocloster clostridioformis DNA encoding:
- a CDS encoding carbamoyl phosphate synthase small subunit, yielding MKAYLILEDGTVFTGTSIGSEREVISEIVFNTSMTGYLEVLTDPSYAGQAVVMTYPLIGNYGICHQDMESAKPWPDGYIVRELSRIPSNFRSEDTIQNFLKEHDIPGICGVDTRALTKILREKGTMNGMITTKEYTDFSEPIKRMKEYAVTGVVLKTTTKETYVLPGNGKKVALMDYGAKRNIARSLNQRGCEVTVYPADTPAREVLAGKPDGIMLSNGPGDPKENAAIIEEVKKLYESDVPIFAICLGHQLMALANGIDTHKLKYGHRGGNHPVKDLETGRVYISSQNHGYVVDTDNLDPSVAVPAFVNVNDSTNEGLKYVGKNIFTVQYHPEACPGPLDSGYLFDRFLKMMEVND
- a CDS encoding tyrosine-type recombinase/integrase, with protein sequence MDKYLNSFREMISLRGLTDHTLKNYCTYIRAYLDYLANVLHKSPEDVSWDELRDYIKWLQKSRDLSDRTINCAISQLRFFTMYVLHKTWDDTQLPMRKFDEYLPYVPSKQETWQFISSIPDLKQKTMVTLMYSSGLRIGEVCRLRYEDVDRKNMRLHITHSKNRNDRYAILSKAALDLLTRYWFEYGRPKGFLFPKQSGEDRPIDTFFLSRHIHAHEDRLGWERRLTCHSFRHAFGTHLYENGTDLLTIKALMGHKSLSSTTIYVHLSGNAIRNAVSPFDRLAGEYHE
- a CDS encoding peptidoglycan-binding domain-containing protein, with translation MATNPERTSSGLLQINVINIQNNFPIQNARVTISYKGEPDRPVEQLTTNSSGQTEQVQLPAPPVEYSLEPSIIQPYSEYNLMVEAEGFEPLAISGTEILAQATAIQPAAMTPVGGETPPEDPVVIPDHTLYGNYPPKIAEPEIKPVNESGEIVLSRVVVPQTVVVHDGVPTDSTAKDYYVPYRDYIKNVASSEIYSTWPRATITANVLAIMSFTLNRVYTEWYRNQGYDFTITSSTAFDHKWIYGRNIFESISLTVDEIFDNYLSRPGVRQPILTQYCDGRQVQCPNWMTQWGSCSLGEQGYSPIEILRYFYGDSIYVNTAEQISGIPASWPGSDLTIGSSGDKVRQMQEQLDEIATVYSAIPRVTPDGIYGTRTADAVREFQSIFGLPQTGVVDFATWYKISHIYVGITRIAELV
- a CDS encoding AAA family ATPase yields the protein MKEGKQLIVTIGRQYGSGGSEIGSRLARELGIHFYDKNILRMNSDQSGIKESYYYLADEKAGNKLLYKIVKSLTPEKGSPSFGSDLVSADNLFRFQSEVIRKLAAEESCVIMGRCADYVLEGAEGLVRVFLYADMEYREKRISALGYYEPKDIRKNIKRIDRERRDYHRYYTGRDWENVENYDLMLNTASLGTEGAMESIRAYLRIKGYEL